In one window of Episyrphus balteatus chromosome 3, idEpiBalt1.1, whole genome shotgun sequence DNA:
- the LOC129915594 gene encoding ELAV-like protein 3 isoform X6 → MMTSGMVEGQQQQQQNGGSGSSSEDPKTNLIVNYLPQTMSQEDIRSLFVSVGEVESCKLIRDKVTGQSLGYGFVNYVKQEDAEKAINSLNGLRLQNKTIKVSIARPSSESIKGANLYVSGLPKNMTQPDLEVLFSPFGKIITSRILCDNITGGASSDSGLSKGVGFIRFDQRHEADRAIKELNGTVPKNATDPITVKFANNPSSSKALAPLAAAYIAPQNPRARFAGGAAAAAAAAAIHHPTAAGRYSSVIPRYSPLTGDLLANTMIPGNTINGSGWCIFVYNLAPETEENVLWQLFGPFGAVQSVKVIRDLQTNKCKGFGFVTMTNYEEAVVAIQSLNGYTLGNRVLQVSFKTNKQKQT, encoded by the exons ATGATGACCAGCGGAATGGTTGAaggtcaacaacaacaacagcaaaatGGCGGAAGTGGCAGCTCATCGGAAGatccaaaaaccaatttaattgtaaattaTCTGCCACAGACAATGTCACAGGAGGACATTCGGTCTTTGTTTGTCAGTGTTGGTGAAGTTGAAAGCTGCAAGCTGATTCGTGATAAAGTAACAG GCCAAAGTCTCGGCTATGGTTTTGTTAACTATGTTAAACAAGAAGATGCCGAAAAAGCAATAAACTCCTTAAATGGTCTtcgtttacaaaataaaaccattaaa GTGTCAATCGCCCGTCCTAGCTCAGAATCAATTAAGGGAGCAAATCTATATGTATCTGGTCTTCCAAAGAATATGACCCAACCAGATCTAGAAGTACTATTCAGTccatttggaaaaataattacCTCAAGAATTTTATGCGACAATATCACAG GTGGAGCTAGTAGTGATTCCG GTCTTTCAAAAGGTGTCGGCTTCATTCGGTTTGATCAACGCCATGAGGCAGATCGTGCCATCAAGGAACTGAACGGAACTGTACCGAAAAACGCCACCGATCCAATTACAGTGAAATTCGCCAACAACCCGAGCAGCAGCAAAGCTTTGGCACCCCTGGCCGCTGCCTATATTGCGCCCCAAAATCCACGAGCGAGATTTGCAGGTGGAGCTGCTGCCGCTGCAGCGGCTGCTGCCATACATCATCCTACCGCTGCTGGACGTTATAG ttcgGTTATTCCCAGATATTCCCCACTGACTGGTGATCTCTTAGCCAACACAATGATTCCGGGGAATACAATCAATGGATCTGGTtggtgtatttttgtttataatttggcACCAGAGACTGAAGAGAATGTGTTGTGGCAATTGTTTGGACCGTTCGGGGCTGTGCAATCTGTTAAG GTAATTCGTGATCTCCAGACAAACAAATGCAAAGGATTCGGCTTCGTTACAATGACCAATTATGAAGAAGCTGTTGTTGCTATACAATCATTAAATGGTTATACATTGGGCAATCGGGTCTTACAAGTCagcttcaaaacaaacaaacaaaagcaaacgtaa